A stretch of DNA from Hemitrygon akajei chromosome 4, sHemAka1.3, whole genome shotgun sequence:
TCTTGGTCTTACAATAATCCAAATAACAactgtaatcttttccatagatgctgcctggcctgctgacttcctccagcattttgtgtgtgttacttatttTCAGCCCTTTTTTTAATACAAGAGAAGGAAAATAATTTATAGGCCTATGAGAAATgaaaagaatgaaaatgatatGACTACTCTTATAATAACTAGCATAATGGCCTCCTTCAATGCCACAACTATCCTATGATTCTTGCTACCAAATCAAACATGTCAGTCTATCCCTGTTCCACTCCCTCATCCTTTAACTATCTCAACTTTTTGCATAGATCCTGCTTACTTAAAATTCTCAATTTTTAAAATCACTGAAGTGCAAACATTACACTTTCAATGCTCTCCTCCACAAACTTTGAGTGACTTCTCATCCACGGTTATTTCAACTTCAATCTCGTGCTGTTTCCCGAGTTCAATGCCTTCCTATCCTCCCTTAATCTCTTCTTCCATGTAAATTCACTCAACCACATTGAGTTGCCCCATTCACTATGTCTCCTACAAGACTTATTCCTGTTGCCTCAGTCCTAAATACAATAATCTCTTTGtatcattgtccattcatattcCCTTTTGACTCCTCTGTTCATCTGCTAATTACTTGGCACTACCTGGTACCCAATTCATATGCTCAGCTAATTCTTCTATTTCATTATATTGAATGTGGTTTTTAAATAAAGGGTATGTATTTCAACAGCTAACTCATCATGGAAATCAAATACTTGCCATTACACAATACAATGACCCCAAGTCAGTAAAAATAAGCTGCCTACTATTTCAGATGTTGCTTCCATAGTCATAATCTAATATTAGGTTCTAAAGCCACAGAAGGGTTATGTCATAATTCTACAGCAACAATACCAGGGAGAAGCAATACAGTTCTGACTAAACTTGGAAAATCAGCATTGAATTCACTTCAACAGAGAATCTCAAGGTGAACTAACAATATTAAAGGTTAATTGAAGACAAatagtaaaaataaaatattcagTGACCTAATAACAAGAGGGTATAATTTTAGGATTAATAAAATCATAATAGAAGTAATTAGAAGAATATTCTCACAGAGGAACCCCAAGTGGCAATTATAAATCTAAGAGAGTCAGATATTGAGAAAAATAAGGAAATTAAGTGGGTATTGGAGCTAGATTGGGAGTGTTGTCCTAATTAGTACTGAaatttctatgattctgtgaccATCATGAAATTTACAAGAAATTAAGGATAATGCATTCTCTAGATAAGTAAGTTGCCAGATCATCTTATCTTCATTCTTAGTGCAAAATACAAACTTTAAAACTCAAAGTCTGAGATAGATATTTGTTGTTCCTCTCCTCGCCTTGTGTTGGATCAGGCGATAACCTTTCTTTAGCAATTATCTTTTTttaatgaggccaagttgctagctcagcaatcaacccagcatggatggaaagcatgccgGATTCTAAcctcgccccgaagtccagtgcagatgccactacaccaccaaccaGTATTGGAATAGATATATCCTTGTATAACTATGCAATTGCACACTTTATATCATCAAATAATTGGGCTTCTTAAAATGGAAACTTTTTTTGCAAAAGGATACTTACCACACAACCAGATACTAAGCAAAACTAGGAAGGCTGGGTCATCTCTGGCCCACTGGTCTTTAGTCTGTTTTCTGTAATGAAAGTTTCTGTATACCATCTGTGGGGATGTAAATAGGTACAACATCTGCCACATAGCAAATTCAAAATCCATTTGTTTAACGCGAAAAAGGCGCCTGAGGTACTTGTATCGCTTGGCTCCAGCTGTATGTCGTGCAGATTCCCGAGAATTTAGGGCACCATTCCCCTGACTGCTGGGACTATATGTTGTTGTTGGTAACATTTTTGCTGCTAATGAAAAAAAAGAATTGGATCAAGATGTTATGAAAAAATAAATTCCATTTTTAATAACTGTCACTTTAATAAACAGTACTAAACTGTAAACACTAATGTGCATACTTACTTTATGTTGGGGGGAGGGCAGCTGCATAGCAAGATTAAATCAGCATACTCTAATTTAGGCAGTGATGACACAAGTTCAAGCAAGTTAAATACCAGATTAGTTACCATTTTAATGTGGTGACACCAGAAAGTAGTCACTAAATCAGCTGCATAACATTTATAGAGTCTATTCACACAGATCTTCACAGAACAACCTCATTTTCTTGTTTGGACTGCTGAAAGATGATCTCGTAAAATATCATCAAAGATGAAGTAAGAATATTACTTTATACTCAATCCAATATACCAGCCTCCAACATTAATGCATTTCAAAGCCTACtttgaaagattaaaaaatttacaaacaatgcaattacataatacaaaattaaaaactGGAAATAGGTAGTAATGAAATAGTGTGGAATGATTCTATTTCTCTCTAAATGCTGTGTTTGTAAATGATTTTCAGTACCCACTGTACTTAACTGTTGTGTTACATATTAACATATAGTCCATTTCCAGAGCTCCAGATTTATCTGGTAATATTTCCAAAGCATATTATCACTTTTATTATTGCTCCCTCTCTGAATGATGCCAGCAAAGTACCATTAGTGCAATCCTTGTGAATATATATTGTAGAAATTTTAAAGCACCCAAATGGCATTCCAGTAGCTAGCTGTTCAACAGCAGTTTTGCTTCTGACTCTCTACTGGAAAATTCAACAGCATTTTAAGTTCAAAGCCACTGCACATTTCTGTACAAGAAAAGGTGTTTTTAAGAACTGAAGCTGAGCTGGATCTTGTGAAGCCAATGGTCCAGGTTGGCAAGCAAAAGCAGTGAATAGCACAGGGTCTGCTGTCTGACTGCTGATATCATAGGAACCACCACCTGCCAAAAATATTATGATCATATGAGGGAAGGGAAGGTCATAATAGAATGTCTAAGGAAGAAGTGGGGCCAAATGTTCCTTAATAATTCTATCAATTTGGTCTAATTCACTCTGGAACACTTTGTATGACCAGTAGAGGAGCTGCCTAGATACACTTCCAGAGTTTATTTTTCCCTCAAGGTAAAGCATTTTAAATTCATAAAACTGGTAATAAATCATAATGAAATAGAATTTTCCAAGACAGTGCTATATACTGTTGAATTCATAACGTTCAACTACTTtttaaaatatcaaaaatattacCCAGCAAAACACTCAAATGTTATATTAAATGTCACATTTTATTGCCTCCCCTACTACCATTAATTTAGGCCGATCCTTCAGCAACCAAGTTCCATTTGACAGCAAAGTAACGACACAACTGACCCCTTCACACACCAAAACACTTCAGATACACCGATGTCATCAGTAGGCGACACTGGCCAACTTCGTTTGACAATGACACTCATTCAGATGACACCCGCGTGATGAAGCCTAAGGAAGTACATTTGGCACACTGAGGTAATGCAGGCTTTTAATAATAGAGTAGTCAATCTCATTTCCCCTCCACCTCCATAAACTGTCTATTCAATTCTATTTTGAAGGTACTGATCGGTATGATTTGCACCATCCTAAAAGACTGGCCCTGCTCCTAGATCCAAGGCCACCAGCACTCCACGTTAGATCCAGCTCAGCCTCGGTGACAGACACAGATCTTCACCAAGTACTGCCTGTCATCACACGGCCTTGGCGAGGGGCAATCGCAGCCTTTCCCTCTGCTCAGCGGAGGCCCAGCAACCCGATGAGCTGGCGGTGATGATGCAAACTGCTCCCCCACTCCCCGCCCACCCCTTGTCAATTACCCCGCTCCCCCCGTCATTACCATCTTACCTCAGGGGGCTGTCAACCCCACCTGGTCAGATCCCGAAACAGAGCCACATTAAGCCACAAACTTCCGCGCCCTTCACTTTCACTCGTCGCTTCCCCTCCAACCGGATGGCAAAACATACACGCGCGAGCGAGCGGCGGCGCAGGCGTCGGGGCGCGCGCGGGGAGTTGCGGGTGATGTAGTCCAAACTCCTTGACATATCCCCCCGCCGTGACCAGGATGTGGCCCCTAGGAAACTATCACTTCCAGGAGGCATTGCGGTGGAGAGAGCACTCTCCCAGAATTCAGTGCGCCGGGGGTTACGTGAGGGCGGTGGGGACAAAAACGGTTTGTCCAGTGCCCGGGTTGGTGGTGGTGGCGGTGGTCTGTGGGTGCCTTCGAGAATATTCAGAAGAGTCGGCGCGTCGTGATGCCGAAGTATTTTGAGGACAAGGAGGAGGACGGTTCACCTTGTTCGGGGGTGAAGGAAGACCTGAGGTCCTGTTTACTGGAACTCGACTGCGTGCTCAAGGTGTGGATAGCACTTTAGGAGTTAAACTAGGAGTCCTTATGGGTTGGCTAAGTGAACTTTAACCAATGCTAATTGTCACACCCTGTCTTAATGAACAGAGACATATCTTGTGGCTATTACCTCAATGTTTGGAAAACAAACCATTTGTAGAGTAGGACAAGACAGTGAAAGTAATTAAACTACACTTGTAGAAAAAAAGAGAGGGTACAGGTGGGATGTCCCAATGGGCCGTTGCTCTCAGGTCTTCCTGCGCATAGGCGACCTCATCTGAAATTCCTAATGTTTTGGGGATTTCCTTTTGTATTCTCAGAACCAGTTAAACAAATCGTATGGGAAAGGAACTGTTGTAATTTATCTACAGGTTGGTATTTTTGAAATGCCATGAGTTTAACTTGATATTATTATGATGATGTTGGCTGAATGTTTTCGCCGAGGGATATTTAAGGAGAAGTAGTGATTGATGCTTTTCACACTGGAGTGAGAATACAAAGGTGCTTCC
This window harbors:
- the coa5 gene encoding cytochrome c oxidase assembly factor 5 isoform X2 — protein: MPKYFEDKEEDGSPCSGVKEDLRSCLLELDCVLKNQLNKSYGKGTVVIYLQEGKTPKQCLKEGHCKALQLTFFECKRSMVCISSG
- the coa5 gene encoding cytochrome c oxidase assembly factor 5 isoform X1 — encoded protein: MPKYFEDKEEDGSPCSGVKEDLRSCLLELDCVLKNQLNKSYGKGTVVIYLQEGKTPKQCLKEGHCKALQLTFFECKRSMLDNRTRFRGRKGY